Proteins encoded within one genomic window of Pieris rapae chromosome 1, ilPieRapa1.1, whole genome shotgun sequence:
- the LOC110997506 gene encoding lipopolysaccharide-induced tumor necrosis factor-alpha factor homolog, producing the protein MATNDPSVNSIPSAPNDLPPPYSAVVGNPPYGFVAPTGNSYIPTGSEPPKYFTPPGVYPHPSPNTVNISQPHAQDMPTSSNMAVPVGVVLPAVAVGSEPTTVTCYNCGKVVTTRVTYTTAWHTHLVAGSLCIITMACSLCCLGLVPYCFDTFKDAEHYCPNCSTFIGKSNKC; encoded by the exons ATGGCCACCAATGACCCAAGTGTAAACAGTATTCCATCAGCCCCAAATGATTTGCCCCCTCCATATTCAGCCGTTGTAGGTAATCCACCTTATGGCTTTGTAGCACCTACGGGGAATAGTTACATTCCCACCGGCTCAGAACCTCCTAAATATTTCACGCCTCCTGGTGTATATCCCCATCCTTCCCCGAATACAGTCAATATTTCTCAGCCTCATGCACAAGATATGCCTACATCGTCAAATATGGCAGTTCCTGTTGGGGTTGTCTTACCAGCTGTTGCTGTAGGATCGGAGCCAACAACAGTTACTTGTTATAATTGTGGAAAAGTAGTTACCACTCGAGTGACCTATACCACTGCTTGGCATACACACTTGGTTGCCGGTTCATTATGCATCATCACTAT GGCCTGTTCATTATGCTGTCTTGGGTTGGTCCCATATTGCTTTGATACATTCAAGGATGCAGAGCATTACTGCCCAAACTGCAGTACTTTTATTGGAAAAAGCAATAAGTGTTAA